The following nucleotide sequence is from Streptomyces sp. NBC_00237.
CGCCGTCCTCGTACCGGCATTGTGGCTGCCGTTCACGCCCGTACCCGTGCTGATCGGCGCATTCGTCCTGGGTCTCACCACCCAGGGGCCGAAGATCGCAACCGACACGGTCGTGCAGTCCTCGGTGGACGACGCCTATCGCGGCCGGGTCTTCTCGCTCTACGACGTGCTCTTCAACGTCGCCTTCGTCGGCGCCGCCGCGACGGCAGCCCTGATCCTGCCGGTGGACGGGCGCTCGACGGCCCTGGTCCTCGGCGTCGCGGTGCTGTACGCGGGGGTGGCGGCGGCACTGTTCCGCTGGAACCGGCAGAAGGAAAGCGGGTGATGTTTCACGTGAAACATCGCTCGCTGTTTCACGTGAAACATCACCCGCACCGTGCGGGGCCGGGCCGATGTTTCACGTGAAACATCGGCCCGGCCAACAGCCGCTCAGACCTGCTGGGCCCACCACTCCTTGAGGGCGGCAACCGCCTCCTCGTGTGCCATCGGCCCGTTCTCCAGCCGCAGTTCGAGCAGGAACTTGTAAGCCTGACCAATCGCGGGACCGGGGCTGATGCCCAGGATCTCCATGATCTGATTGCCGTCCAGGTCGGGCCGGATCGAGTCCAGCTCCTCCTGCTCCTGGAGCTCCGCAATGCGCTCCTCCAGCCCGTCATACGCCCGGGAGAGCGCCGCGGCCTTCCGCTTGTTGCGGGTGGTGCAGTCCGAGCGGGTCAGCTTGTGCAGCCGGTCCACGAGGGGGCCTGCGTCCCGGACGTAACGGCGGACGGCCGAGTCGGTCCACTCGCCTGTGCCGTAGCCGTGGAAGCGCAGATGCAGCTCCACCAGCTTCGACACGTCCTTGATCATGTCGTTGGAGTACTTCAGCGCCGTCATGCGCTTCTTGGTCATCTTCGCGCCGACCACCTCGTGGTGGTGGAAGGAGACCCGTCCGTCCTTCTCGAAGCGGCGGGTGCGCGGCTTGCCGATGTCATGCAGCAGCGCGGCCAGTCGCAGCACCAGGTCCGGGCCGTTCTCCTCCAGGTCGATGGCCTGCTGGAGAACGATCAGGGAGTGCTCGTAGACGTCCTTGTGCCGGTGGTGCTCGTCACTTTCCAGCCGCAGCGCGGGAAGCTCGGGCAGCACGTGCGCGGCGAGCCCGGTGTCGACCAGCAGCGAGAGACCCTTGGCCGGGTGCGCGGAGAGCAGCAGCTTGTTGAGCTCGTCACGCACCCGCTCGGCGGAGACGATCTCGATACGCTCGGACATGGCGGTCATCGCCGCGACGACCTCGGGGGCGACCTCGAAGTCGAGCTGTGCGGCGAACCGGGCGGCGCGCAGCATCCGCAGCGGGTCGTCAGAGAAGGAGTCCTCCGGGGTACCCGGGGTGCGCAGCACCTTGGCCGACAGGTCCTCCAGACCGCCGTGAGGGTCGATGAACTCCTTCTCCGGCAGCGCGACGGCCATCGCGTTCACCGTGAAGTCGCGGCGGACGAGATCCTCCTCAATGGAGTCGCCGTAGGACACCTCGGGCTTGCGCGAGGTCCTGTCGTACGCCTCGGAGCGGTACGTGGTGACCTCGATCAAATACCCGTCCTTCTGCGACCCGACGGTCCCGAAGGCGATCCCCACCTCCCACACGGCGTCCGCCCACGGCCGGACGATCTTCAGTACGTCCTCGGGGCGGGCATCGGTGGTGAAGTCCAGGTCGTTGCCGAGCCGGCCCAGGAGCGCGTCCCGGAC
It contains:
- a CDS encoding CCA tRNA nucleotidyltransferase encodes the protein MPNANEDHPNALSQVQRRAVSELLRVSPVADDLARRFQEAGFRLALVGGSVRDALLGRLGNDLDFTTDARPEDVLKIVRPWADAVWEVGIAFGTVGSQKDGYLIEVTTYRSEAYDRTSRKPEVSYGDSIEEDLVRRDFTVNAMAVALPEKEFIDPHGGLEDLSAKVLRTPGTPEDSFSDDPLRMLRAARFAAQLDFEVAPEVVAAMTAMSERIEIVSAERVRDELNKLLLSAHPAKGLSLLVDTGLAAHVLPELPALRLESDEHHRHKDVYEHSLIVLQQAIDLEENGPDLVLRLAALLHDIGKPRTRRFEKDGRVSFHHHEVVGAKMTKKRMTALKYSNDMIKDVSKLVELHLRFHGYGTGEWTDSAVRRYVRDAGPLVDRLHKLTRSDCTTRNKRKAAALSRAYDGLEERIAELQEQEELDSIRPDLDGNQIMEILGISPGPAIGQAYKFLLELRLENGPMAHEEAVAALKEWWAQQV